The following coding sequences are from one bacterium SCSIO 12741 window:
- a CDS encoding TPM domain-containing protein — protein MNRFTQKIRLNEQQQEAIRTEVQHLERETSGELVIYLARRSDNYSDAIWYLGTLFAILSTASVGAMSYLWMLPAGLSQFDISLFVLSITLTGVLIPFLFPRIRVALMHKNNVLQRVITKAHDVFLQEEVFQTSERIGILIYISFLEHQVHVMGDKGINSKLTQEDWNEVVAHIIAGIKSKDLEGGIIQAIKQCKSLLLAKGFTATQSQINELRDGIIIE, from the coding sequence ATGAACAGATTTACACAAAAAATACGGCTAAACGAACAACAGCAGGAGGCGATCCGAACTGAAGTTCAACACCTTGAGAGAGAAACTTCCGGTGAACTGGTCATTTACCTGGCTCGTCGAAGCGATAACTACAGTGATGCCATCTGGTACCTGGGTACCCTATTCGCCATCTTGAGCACGGCAAGCGTCGGAGCAATGTCTTACTTGTGGATGCTCCCGGCTGGATTATCCCAGTTTGATATTTCTCTGTTCGTTCTATCAATCACCCTAACCGGAGTTCTAATCCCCTTTCTTTTCCCGAGAATTCGAGTTGCCCTTATGCACAAAAACAATGTGTTGCAGCGGGTTATAACCAAAGCCCACGACGTGTTCTTGCAGGAAGAAGTTTTTCAAACCTCGGAACGAATTGGCATTCTCATTTACATATCCTTTCTCGAGCATCAAGTACATGTGATGGGCGATAAGGGGATCAACTCCAAATTGACTCAGGAAGATTGGAATGAGGTGGTAGCCCATATCATCGCAGGAATTAAATCCAAGGACTTGGAAGGAGGAATCATTCAAGCGATCAAGCAATGTAAATCACTTCTTCTTGCCAAAGGATTTACCGCTACCCAATCTCAAATTAATGAGCTTCGGGATGGAATCATTATTGAGTAA
- a CDS encoding HAMP domain-containing histidine kinase has protein sequence MDLFDNGIFRNAWSSRSSPAVVKPQGNTIQFRLLLAFLFFTLIIVFMSGVSAYYLWEVEKVNAFNTRLQNMRSSTQQLINRDAEILHLELINTEFYETASTPAIIQRDQLTSQIENNLEWVIDNQVQHQQLGFPDLSHIRAQLDTYNRHFRAILEKQRERGFKNHGLEGEMRQYAHRLEDPALPIDLDKVLSLRRHEKDFFLRNDTAYILRLNQLCNKILADLAAEEQQAGLVEGVALITNYQATFNQLVKVQQEIGLKNQTGMTQMLDFQRNILSNQFYAASQASQERTEAIMGKIRIQYAVTCLICIVLSFVLSLVISAYISRPIRRLSDFMRRFILNHVGRSDLKTVEMESAPYEVKNLARSFSEMTRQLRKQYHEISDKKIRLEDKNAELTKLNGELDRFVYSVSHDLRAPLTSLLGLIDLTEMDCKDETTQGYLGMMRTSVQQMDTFIEDILSFSRNRSQEVVVETIDIEGFIRELYEQNSFSLNDQVDLSLSSEILTSFYSDKQRLRMIFNNLMSNAIRYRDLNKPITQIRAQIQVTEKEAFISLSDNGIGIDKAHQEKIFDKFFRASERSKGSGLGLFIVKEAVEKLNGGIEVKSELGTGTTFLVRIPNLNPNASISEPKAQKNATNPTDFQLFMN, from the coding sequence ATGGATTTATTTGACAACGGAATTTTCCGCAATGCTTGGTCGTCCAGGTCATCTCCTGCCGTGGTCAAACCTCAGGGAAATACAATTCAATTTCGGCTCTTGCTGGCTTTTCTATTTTTTACCCTCATCATTGTTTTTATGTCTGGGGTATCCGCCTATTACCTCTGGGAGGTGGAAAAGGTAAATGCCTTTAATACCCGGCTGCAAAACATGAGATCTTCTACTCAGCAGTTAATCAATCGGGATGCGGAGATTTTACATTTGGAGTTGATTAACACCGAATTCTACGAAACGGCTTCCACTCCAGCCATTATTCAGCGCGATCAATTGACTTCTCAGATAGAAAATAACCTTGAGTGGGTTATTGACAATCAGGTTCAGCATCAGCAATTGGGATTTCCTGATTTATCGCATATCCGAGCCCAATTGGATACCTATAACCGTCATTTCAGAGCCATTCTGGAAAAACAACGCGAACGGGGATTTAAAAACCATGGCCTGGAAGGGGAGATGCGCCAATATGCTCATCGTTTGGAAGACCCAGCCTTGCCCATTGACTTGGACAAGGTATTGTCGTTACGTCGTCATGAAAAGGATTTTTTCCTTCGAAACGATACGGCCTATATTCTTCGATTAAATCAGCTGTGCAATAAGATTCTTGCCGATTTAGCAGCTGAAGAGCAGCAAGCAGGATTGGTGGAAGGCGTTGCTTTGATTACCAATTACCAGGCGACGTTTAATCAATTGGTTAAAGTTCAACAGGAGATTGGATTAAAGAATCAGACGGGAATGACTCAGATGCTCGATTTTCAGCGCAATATTTTGAGCAATCAGTTTTACGCAGCCTCCCAAGCTTCGCAAGAACGCACAGAGGCCATCATGGGTAAGATTCGGATTCAATACGCGGTCACTTGTCTCATTTGTATTGTGCTCAGTTTCGTGTTGAGTTTGGTAATCTCGGCCTATATAAGCCGACCTATTCGTCGCCTTTCGGATTTTATGCGTCGTTTTATTCTCAACCATGTTGGGCGTTCTGATTTGAAAACGGTGGAAATGGAATCCGCCCCGTATGAGGTTAAAAATTTGGCTCGTTCATTTTCCGAAATGACCCGTCAGCTACGCAAGCAATACCATGAGATATCTGATAAAAAGATTCGTTTGGAAGATAAAAATGCAGAATTGACCAAGCTCAATGGCGAGCTGGATCGATTTGTATATAGTGTATCGCACGATCTCAGGGCACCGCTTACTTCCTTATTGGGCTTGATCGATTTGACTGAAATGGATTGCAAGGACGAGACTACTCAAGGCTACTTGGGAATGATGAGAACCAGCGTTCAACAGATGGATACGTTTATTGAGGATATTCTAAGTTTTTCCAGAAACCGCAGCCAAGAGGTTGTAGTGGAAACCATAGATATTGAAGGGTTCATTCGAGAGTTGTACGAGCAGAATAGTTTTTCGCTCAACGATCAGGTTGATCTATCCTTGTCTTCCGAAATCCTAACCTCGTTTTATTCCGATAAGCAAAGGCTTCGAATGATATTTAATAACCTGATGTCCAACGCTATCCGCTATCGGGATTTGAACAAGCCAATAACTCAGATTAGGGCACAGATTCAGGTAACTGAAAAAGAAGCCTTTATAAGTTTAAGCGATAATGGAATTGGGATAGATAAGGCTCATCAGGAAAAAATCTTTGACAAATTTTTCAGAGCAAGTGAACGCTCTAAAGGCAGCGGATTAGGACTATTCATCGTGAAAGAGGCGGTGGAAAAACTGAATGGTGGTATAGAGGTAAAATCAGAATTGGGGACAGGTACTACTTTCCTTGTCCGTATTCCCAATCTAAATCCAAATGCGTCCATCTCGGAGCCCAAAGCACAAAAAAATGCAACCAATCCAACCGATTTTCAGTTGTTTATGAATTGA
- the thrS gene encoding threonine--tRNA ligase — protein sequence MKITLPDGSVREYESGITPIEVARDISEGLARNVLSASVNGNTVETVTPITEDAELRLFTWDDDEGKKAFWHSSAHVLAQTLEDLYPGVKLTIGPAVESGFYYDVDAPGEGISEKDFSKIEKRYLEFAREKAEFKMKEVSKADALAFYKQEGNFNEYKIEMIKNLNDGEITFCDHSNFTDLCRGGHIPNTGFIKAVKILNTAGAYWRADASKAQLTRVYGITFPKQKMLTEHMHMLEEAKKRDHRKIGKELGLFTFSEKVGLGLPLWLPKGAELRSRLEDFLKAAQVKAGYQPVMTPHIGAKELYVCSGHYEKYGEDSFQPITTPKEGEEFLLKPMNCPHHCEIYKSAPRSYRDLPIRFAEFGTVYRYEQSGELHGLTRVRGFTQDDAHLFVRPDQLIEEFNKVIDLVQYVFESLGFENYEAQISLRDPENPDKYIGTDENWDKAESAIIQAAEEKGLPTKIEYGEAAFYGPKLDFMVRDALNRKWQLGTIQVDYNLPERFDLDYMGSDNQKHRPIMIHRAPFGSMERFIAILTEHCEGKFPLWLTPEQFAILTISEKYDEVAENILLLLRQNGLRGTVDNRGEKIGRKIRDTELRKVPYMLIIGEKEKETGTVAVRRQGQGDLGAMSVDEFVKHVEDETKKLIREFE from the coding sequence ATGAAGATCACTCTACCCGATGGCTCAGTAAGAGAATACGAGTCAGGCATTACCCCCATTGAAGTGGCCCGGGATATTTCCGAAGGGCTCGCACGAAATGTACTTTCAGCTTCTGTGAATGGTAATACGGTAGAAACGGTGACGCCTATTACAGAAGACGCCGAACTTAGGTTGTTTACCTGGGACGATGATGAAGGAAAAAAAGCCTTCTGGCACTCTTCGGCTCACGTATTGGCTCAAACCTTGGAAGATCTTTACCCTGGCGTAAAGCTGACTATTGGTCCGGCTGTGGAAAGCGGATTTTACTACGATGTAGATGCACCTGGTGAAGGAATTTCTGAAAAGGACTTCTCAAAAATTGAGAAGCGCTACCTCGAATTTGCCCGTGAAAAGGCTGAATTCAAAATGAAGGAAGTAAGCAAAGCCGATGCTTTGGCCTTCTACAAACAAGAGGGAAATTTCAACGAGTACAAAATCGAGATGATCAAGAATTTGAATGATGGTGAAATCACCTTCTGCGATCACTCAAACTTTACTGACTTGTGTCGTGGTGGACATATTCCCAACACGGGCTTTATCAAGGCAGTTAAAATATTGAACACGGCTGGTGCATATTGGCGTGCAGATGCAAGCAAAGCACAGTTGACCCGAGTTTATGGAATCACTTTCCCCAAGCAAAAGATGCTCACCGAGCACATGCACATGCTGGAGGAAGCCAAGAAACGGGATCACCGTAAAATTGGAAAAGAACTGGGACTATTCACTTTTTCTGAAAAAGTAGGATTGGGCCTTCCCCTTTGGTTGCCCAAAGGAGCTGAGCTTCGTTCCCGTTTGGAAGACTTCTTGAAAGCTGCCCAGGTAAAAGCAGGTTACCAGCCTGTAATGACTCCACATATTGGTGCTAAAGAGCTTTACGTGTGCTCCGGGCATTACGAAAAGTATGGGGAAGATTCATTTCAGCCCATCACCACTCCTAAAGAGGGAGAAGAGTTTTTGCTGAAACCTATGAACTGTCCTCACCACTGCGAGATTTACAAATCCGCACCTCGCTCCTACCGTGACTTACCTATTCGCTTTGCCGAATTTGGTACGGTATACCGCTATGAGCAAAGTGGGGAGCTTCATGGCTTGACCCGGGTACGTGGATTTACACAGGATGATGCTCACTTGTTTGTTCGTCCGGATCAATTGATCGAAGAGTTCAACAAAGTAATCGACCTGGTTCAGTATGTTTTTGAATCCCTTGGTTTCGAAAATTACGAAGCTCAGATTTCATTGAGAGATCCTGAGAATCCTGATAAGTACATCGGTACCGACGAAAACTGGGACAAGGCTGAATCGGCTATCATACAGGCTGCTGAAGAAAAAGGATTGCCTACCAAAATTGAATACGGAGAAGCCGCTTTCTACGGACCGAAGCTCGACTTTATGGTTCGTGATGCATTGAACCGGAAGTGGCAATTGGGTACCATTCAGGTAGACTACAACCTACCTGAGCGCTTTGATTTGGACTACATGGGTAGTGATAACCAAAAGCATCGCCCCATTATGATCCACCGGGCTCCGTTTGGATCGATGGAGCGATTCATCGCCATTTTGACCGAACATTGCGAGGGAAAATTCCCGCTTTGGTTGACCCCAGAACAATTCGCTATTCTCACGATTTCAGAGAAATACGATGAAGTAGCTGAAAATATTTTACTTTTGCTCCGCCAAAATGGGCTGCGTGGAACCGTGGATAATCGCGGGGAAAAAATCGGGCGTAAAATTCGGGATACCGAATTGCGCAAAGTACCGTACATGCTGATCATTGGCGAAAAAGAAAAAGAAACCGGCACCGTTGCCGTCCGCCGTCAAGGTCAGGGCGACCTCGGGGCTATGTCTGTTGACGAGTTTGTAAAGCACGTTGAAGACGAGACAAAGAAGTTAATTAGAGAATTTGAATAA
- the infC gene encoding translation initiation factor IF-3, which translates to MNGQIRAREVRLVVDGQGAEVVSIDVALKKADAAELDLVEISPNATPPVVKIMDYKKFLYEQRKKKKELKSKSSKVVVKEIRFGPNTDEHDFQFKLKHAKKFIEEGAKLKAFVFFKGRTILFKDKGEILLLKLAQELSEIADVESMPKMEGKRMVVFFNPKKK; encoded by the coding sequence ATAAACGGACAAATTCGAGCAAGAGAAGTTCGATTAGTTGTTGACGGACAAGGTGCCGAAGTAGTGTCCATTGATGTGGCCTTGAAAAAAGCCGATGCAGCTGAGCTGGATCTTGTAGAGATTTCACCTAATGCCACACCTCCTGTGGTAAAAATCATGGACTACAAGAAGTTCCTTTACGAGCAACGTAAAAAGAAAAAGGAACTGAAAAGTAAGTCGAGTAAGGTTGTGGTGAAAGAAATTCGCTTTGGTCCCAACACGGATGAACACGATTTTCAGTTTAAACTGAAGCACGCCAAGAAGTTCATCGAAGAAGGAGCTAAGCTTAAAGCTTTTGTGTTCTTTAAAGGAAGAACGATCCTATTTAAGGATAAGGGTGAGATTTTGCTGCTGAAGCTGGCTCAGGAGTTATCTGAGATTGCGGATGTGGAATCGATGCCTAAGATGGAAGGAAAACGCATGGTTGTGTTTTTCAACCCGAAGAAGAAATAG
- the rpmI gene encoding 50S ribosomal protein L35 — MPKMKTKSSAKKRFKLTGTGKIKRKHAFKSHILTKKETKQKRNLTHATLVHKSDEKSIKLQLNMK; from the coding sequence ATGCCTAAGATGAAAACAAAATCCAGTGCCAAGAAGCGTTTTAAGCTTACCGGAACTGGAAAAATCAAAAGGAAACACGCTTTTAAAAGCCACATCCTAACAAAGAAAGAAACAAAGCAGAAGCGTAATTTGACGCACGCTACTTTGGTTCACAAATCAGACGAAAAGTCGATCAAACTTCAATTGAACATGAAGTAA
- the rplT gene encoding 50S ribosomal protein L20 — protein MPRSVNSVASRARRKKVMKLAKGYFGRRKNVWTVSKNAVEKGLQYAYRDRRQKKRNFRALWIQRINAGARLHGMSYSQFMGKVKAGNVDLNRKVLADLAMNHPEAFKAVVDKVK, from the coding sequence ATGCCAAGATCAGTAAATTCAGTAGCTTCAAGAGCTCGCAGAAAAAAGGTCATGAAACTGGCCAAAGGTTACTTTGGTCGTAGAAAAAATGTTTGGACCGTATCTAAGAATGCTGTAGAAAAAGGTCTACAGTACGCTTACCGCGACAGACGTCAAAAGAAAAGAAATTTCCGCGCATTGTGGATTCAGCGTATCAACGCTGGTGCTCGTTTGCACGGAATGTCTTATTCACAATTTATGGGTAAGGTAAAAGCTGGCAATGTGGATCTAAACCGCAAAGTGTTGGCCGACTTAGCCATGAATCATCCTGAGGCATTTAAAGCCGTTGTGGATAAAGTAAAATAA
- a CDS encoding glycosyltransferase family 39 protein: MQRYKPYFIPAILALLSLFILAWFAWPLSHLGTFHLRVVEAFVTDEGDYLWPMMQAVERGDYDLGIYSYGLLYYNIGFVLVDLFSWIPGLNQLSIIQIMRLESFGFLLASTWLMAFYVRRFVGTKPAIWVFVLVLLSNLNLLSYSVMLHPDTCQLFFVILAVYALAEFTQKLRVPWLMLAGASAGLAFSAKFGGLALLPGMVILLLVYRNSLSLKWNPKLLSLGTLILGGTIVFLFDPQWISRWVSEPELLEALNHPLYVAQGLGICSIILSWVVLSKAITSRFPGLLQLNQALFLTWVSVVLFLVGFAIGSPQSIPNYRFLEGFAAVTSIHEQGHWFVDDSGLMGWLDLLFSENSLGPILGIFSLAGIVWAVGMTVRAKGRGVLSPVMLPFWWIVSFLIIVVFRVGSKFLHYLIPIVPFLLFYVALAITQLIPQTLGRLGNPIWHRTGNGVLFLLFTVTFLYQMREYKMERHRFYYESGRMEAGYWLEKNIQEPVMILADKYTYIPATPHIRHVSTFGIHPSHFEEFHPDWVLIHQEIYKEFSDSSRVSDYLYGQDVYLERYHLYQQLLNDQHPQFEKVEDFGEVQIYRKRASK, translated from the coding sequence TTGCAACGCTATAAACCATATTTTATTCCCGCCATTCTGGCCCTCTTATCCCTTTTCATATTGGCTTGGTTTGCCTGGCCACTTTCTCATTTGGGCACCTTTCACCTTCGGGTGGTAGAGGCATTTGTTACCGATGAAGGGGATTACCTCTGGCCTATGATGCAGGCTGTGGAGCGGGGAGATTACGATTTAGGCATCTACAGTTATGGCTTGTTGTACTACAACATCGGTTTTGTTTTGGTCGATTTGTTTAGCTGGATCCCCGGGCTGAATCAGTTGTCCATCATACAAATCATGCGGTTAGAATCCTTTGGTTTTTTGTTGGCAAGCACCTGGCTAATGGCCTTTTATGTACGCCGATTTGTAGGAACTAAGCCGGCTATTTGGGTATTTGTATTGGTTCTGTTGAGTAACCTTAATCTACTGTCTTACAGTGTGATGTTACATCCAGATACCTGCCAGCTTTTCTTTGTCATTTTGGCCGTGTATGCCCTGGCCGAGTTTACGCAAAAGTTGCGAGTTCCCTGGTTGATGTTAGCTGGTGCCTCAGCGGGATTAGCTTTTTCAGCCAAGTTCGGTGGCTTAGCTCTTTTACCGGGAATGGTGATTTTATTACTGGTTTACCGCAACTCTTTGAGTCTAAAGTGGAACCCTAAACTTCTGAGTTTAGGAACCTTGATTCTTGGTGGTACCATTGTCTTTTTGTTTGACCCGCAATGGATCAGCCGATGGGTGAGTGAACCTGAATTGTTGGAAGCGCTCAATCATCCCTTGTACGTGGCTCAAGGGTTAGGCATTTGCTCCATCATTCTGAGTTGGGTGGTTCTGTCCAAGGCTATTACCAGTCGTTTTCCAGGATTGTTGCAGCTCAATCAAGCCCTATTTCTTACTTGGGTGAGTGTTGTCCTATTTCTTGTCGGATTTGCCATTGGATCGCCGCAGAGTATTCCAAACTACCGATTTCTGGAAGGATTTGCAGCCGTTACCTCCATTCACGAACAAGGCCATTGGTTTGTTGATGATTCTGGGTTAATGGGCTGGTTGGATTTGTTGTTCTCCGAAAACAGCCTGGGACCCATTCTAGGAATTTTCAGTCTCGCCGGAATCGTTTGGGCAGTTGGAATGACTGTTCGGGCCAAAGGTAGGGGAGTACTAAGTCCTGTTATGCTCCCTTTTTGGTGGATTGTCTCCTTCCTGATTATCGTTGTGTTTCGGGTGGGATCCAAGTTTTTGCATTACCTCATTCCCATAGTTCCCTTTTTGTTGTTCTATGTGGCCCTGGCCATCACGCAGCTTATTCCTCAAACTTTAGGACGTTTAGGAAACCCCATATGGCATAGAACCGGAAATGGGGTTTTGTTTCTTTTATTCACCGTTACGTTTTTGTATCAGATGCGGGAATATAAGATGGAACGTCACCGATTCTACTACGAATCCGGTCGTATGGAAGCTGGCTATTGGTTAGAGAAGAATATCCAGGAACCCGTCATGATTCTGGCTGATAAATACACTTACATACCCGCCACACCCCACATTCGACATGTGAGTACTTTTGGAATTCACCCAAGTCACTTCGAGGAGTTTCATCCCGATTGGGTATTGATTCATCAGGAAATCTACAAAGAGTTCTCCGACAGCAGCCGGGTAAGTGATTACTTGTATGGGCAGGACGTCTATTTAGAGCGCTACCATTTGTACCAGCAGCTGTTGAATGATCAGCATCCACAGTTTGAAAAGGTGGAGGATTTCGGGGAGGTGCAAATCTATCGTAAGCGAGCAAGCAAGTAA
- a CDS encoding DNA2/NAM7 family helicase: MESKNRPEIIRYFKECYQSDSGELVIRDVMSKSIISYILTREERGRLYHPDGFHVFYTHGERFKAQLDAYKREKKLLVGIGNLIFKSTTVLMGQTKTYTICSPLLFHEASLIAENDGYTLHFDPYEIQWNTPILQSLVSDKEALAEWEDRFQGKSSSDLDWLAFEEWLVKNNSEIDIEQLDPPKGSVELKEHKRRARKKTIKIAPGALLFIAERSASTRGVVHELEQLEKRQVLSKPLQQLFHLDQFSAAPNIKNIENRVPGLMSPAQHKILENAGSQVLSQVIGPPGTGKSYTIGSIALEQFLRKKSILIVAQTESAIDVIQHKLINDLGLSTESVVRCGKHYRFNEMKQYIDRLTRWSVPHWNKDDVSSELKSVNKEIAQLKKTFTKNSISEVSDGIRLERIYGFGGPMRWADRFWLWIKRLFRTPSQKLYEQIDRIHELQLKRQELLLDQIDHFYYRSLVNTLRNKRKDLINFRMSLSASKSSVQDQRLKNTNFHVILNTLPIWLCTLDTLHKALPLYKEQFDLVIFDEATQCNIASCLPALYRAKSAVVVGDPKQLRHVSFLSSEDQTAIRKKLKIDPNTTPFTLDYRNHSIIDLANQGIHNYEAVVMLDEHFRSLPEIISFSNQKFYEGQLRIMTEKPVPHSHYPLREIKCQGLRKRNINEKEADEILAKVKSIVESQKELPKGSRLSIGLLSFFREQSDYLQSRLFDAFDYETLDAHQLRSGTPYSFQGEERDIMLISCCVDDASVKKVLGYLNREDVFNVAVTRAKGLQLLYTSFDYEQINESSLIHEYLKSIHSAEIKSVENELILRGKYLQDLVVKLQQNQVEVLENYTVAGMALDLVAIHRQKLLAIDLIGFPGEYENPFSLDRIHVLSRIALPVFPVSLYEWLHHPDEIIQAICKRLAIDEPLKEEDEQLVIENGHWHRLIPIDHQLATRMRTLELDFSARDDERGLHQIDSLLTAYEQFLETLDAKLNPSEMTYKRYKSAVDHLLTATINNFAQINILQHSLPEDQESMSPEIQTLFQKQLDLIKDLYNHNDKAVEQFQKMAMLWSSVDLTGNLPNRKKR, encoded by the coding sequence ATGGAATCCAAGAATCGCCCAGAAATAATCCGCTACTTCAAAGAATGCTACCAATCCGATAGCGGGGAGTTAGTGATTCGCGATGTAATGTCGAAAAGCATCATTTCCTACATTCTCACCAGAGAAGAAAGAGGAAGGCTTTATCATCCTGATGGTTTCCATGTGTTTTATACCCACGGTGAGCGATTCAAAGCCCAGTTGGATGCTTACAAAAGGGAGAAAAAGCTATTGGTGGGTATTGGAAATTTGATTTTCAAATCGACCACGGTATTGATGGGGCAAACTAAAACCTATACGATCTGCTCTCCCCTGCTCTTTCATGAGGCCAGTTTGATTGCAGAAAACGACGGTTATACCCTTCATTTCGATCCCTACGAGATTCAATGGAATACTCCGATATTACAGTCCTTGGTAAGCGATAAGGAGGCTTTGGCAGAATGGGAAGATCGGTTTCAGGGTAAGAGTTCGTCGGATTTGGATTGGTTGGCCTTTGAAGAATGGCTGGTAAAAAACAATTCTGAGATTGACATTGAACAGCTTGATCCTCCTAAGGGTTCGGTTGAACTTAAGGAGCACAAAAGAAGAGCCCGAAAAAAGACCATTAAAATAGCTCCTGGAGCTCTGTTGTTTATTGCGGAAAGGTCCGCTTCAACAAGAGGCGTGGTTCATGAATTGGAACAACTGGAAAAAAGGCAGGTTCTCTCCAAACCATTGCAACAGCTGTTTCATTTGGACCAATTCTCGGCTGCCCCGAACATCAAAAACATTGAAAACCGAGTTCCGGGCCTAATGAGTCCGGCTCAACATAAAATTCTCGAAAATGCAGGCTCTCAGGTTTTGAGCCAGGTGATTGGGCCACCAGGAACGGGTAAGAGCTACACGATTGGAAGTATCGCGCTGGAGCAGTTTCTTAGGAAAAAATCGATTTTGATCGTGGCCCAAACAGAAAGTGCCATAGATGTGATCCAACACAAATTGATCAACGATCTCGGATTGTCGACAGAATCAGTGGTTCGCTGTGGTAAGCATTACCGATTTAACGAGATGAAACAATACATCGACCGGTTAACCCGGTGGAGTGTTCCCCATTGGAATAAGGATGATGTTTCTTCTGAACTCAAGAGCGTAAACAAGGAGATCGCTCAACTCAAAAAGACGTTTACCAAAAACTCCATCTCCGAGGTATCCGATGGGATTCGGCTGGAACGGATTTATGGTTTTGGTGGACCTATGCGCTGGGCCGATCGCTTTTGGCTATGGATCAAAAGACTGTTTCGTACGCCGTCTCAGAAATTATATGAGCAGATTGATCGAATCCATGAGCTTCAACTCAAACGGCAGGAGCTACTTCTGGATCAAATTGATCATTTCTATTACCGGTCATTGGTCAATACCTTACGCAATAAACGAAAAGACCTGATCAATTTTCGAATGTCGTTATCGGCAAGTAAATCCTCGGTGCAGGATCAACGCTTAAAAAACACCAACTTTCACGTTATCCTCAACACTTTGCCTATTTGGCTATGCACCTTGGACACCCTGCACAAAGCGCTGCCATTGTACAAAGAACAGTTTGATCTCGTGATTTTTGATGAAGCCACTCAATGCAACATTGCCTCTTGCCTACCCGCACTTTATCGAGCCAAATCTGCTGTAGTGGTTGGTGATCCTAAGCAACTGCGACATGTTTCTTTTCTTTCCTCGGAAGACCAAACCGCGATTCGAAAGAAATTGAAGATAGATCCAAATACTACACCTTTTACTCTCGACTATCGCAACCACAGTATTATAGATTTGGCCAATCAAGGCATTCACAACTACGAAGCCGTGGTCATGCTGGATGAGCATTTTAGAAGTCTTCCGGAGATCATATCCTTTAGCAACCAAAAGTTTTACGAAGGTCAGCTACGAATCATGACCGAAAAGCCGGTTCCACATAGCCACTATCCGCTTCGGGAAATCAAGTGTCAAGGACTTAGAAAGCGAAACATCAACGAAAAGGAAGCCGATGAGATTTTGGCCAAAGTGAAGAGTATTGTGGAATCTCAAAAGGAGTTGCCCAAAGGTTCCCGGCTATCGATAGGTCTTCTCTCCTTTTTTAGGGAGCAGTCAGACTACCTCCAGTCTCGTTTGTTTGATGCTTTTGACTACGAAACCCTGGATGCTCATCAACTAAGATCGGGTACGCCGTATTCGTTTCAAGGGGAAGAGCGAGACATCATGCTCATCTCTTGTTGCGTGGACGACGCCTCGGTTAAAAAAGTGTTAGGTTACCTCAACCGGGAAGATGTATTTAACGTGGCCGTTACCAGGGCAAAGGGACTCCAACTGCTGTACACCTCGTTTGACTACGAGCAAATCAATGAATCGAGTCTCATCCACGAATACCTAAAATCGATCCACTCGGCAGAAATCAAGTCGGTGGAAAATGAATTGATACTTCGCGGAAAATACCTTCAGGATTTGGTAGTTAAGCTGCAACAAAATCAAGTAGAGGTTTTGGAGAATTACACCGTAGCTGGAATGGCCCTGGACCTTGTGGCCATCCATCGGCAAAAACTGTTGGCCATTGACTTGATTGGTTTTCCGGGGGAATACGAAAATCCATTTTCGCTCGATCGTATTCATGTACTTTCCCGAATAGCGCTTCCCGTATTTCCCGTGAGCTTATACGAATGGCTTCATCATCCGGATGAAATTATACAAGCCATTTGCAAACGGTTGGCCATTGACGAGCCCTTGAAAGAGGAGGATGAACAACTGGTGATTGAAAATGGACATTGGCACCGACTCATCCCTATCGATCATCAACTGGCTACTCGAATGCGAACCCTGGAATTGGACTTTTCGGCCCGAGATGACGAACGTGGATTGCACCAGATAGATTCACTTTTGACCGCCTACGAGCAGTTTTTAGAAACCCTGGATGCCAAATTGAATCCATCGGAAATGACCTACAAACGCTACAAATCGGCGGTGGATCATTTGTTGACGGCAACGATCAACAACTTTGCTCAAATCAACATTTTACAGCACAGCCTTCCGGAAGATCAAGAATCGATGTCACCTGAAATTCAAACACTCTTTCAAAAACAACTGGACTTGATCAAGGATTTATACAACCACAACGATAAGGCGGTAGAACAATTTCAAAAAATGGCCATGCTCTGGTCTTCGGTTGACCTTACGGGCAATCTACCCAACAGGAAGAAGCGCTAA